The genomic DNA ATCGGCATGCTTTGGGCGGTCGGTGTGGTGGCGGAAGTGTTGGTCTTCCTGCTGATGAGCCGGATCCTGGCGCGGTTTTCCGTGCGCCGGGTACTGCTGGCGAGTTTCCTGTTGGCGGCGTTGCGCTGGCTGTTGTTGGGCTCGCTGGCCGAGTTTCTCTGGGTGTTGTTGTTTGCCCAGGTGCTGCATGCGGCGACCTTCGGCAGCTTTCATGCCGCCGCCATCCATTTCGTGCAACGCAGCTTCGGCCCTCGCCAGCAAGGCCAGGGGCAGGCGCTGTATGCAGCGTTGGCCGGCACGGGCGGGGCCTTGGGCGCGTTGTACTCCGGGTACAGCTGGAACGCCCTGGGCGCCAGTTGGACGTTCAGTCTTGCCAGCCTCGCGGCCTTCGCGGCAGCCGTTATCATTGCGACACGTATGCAAGAGGACCGGCCATGAGCCTTCGAACCGTTAATTTGCTGGAGCCATTGTCATGAGTAGCCTGTCCGTCTATCACGTTTCGAGCCCTGAGATTCCGAACAAGGTGTTGACTCATTTTGAGGACATTGCCGCGACCTTGGCTGAGCAAGGTGTTCGCTTTGATCGCTGGGAAGCGGCGGCGAACATTCAGCCTGGGGCCAGTGAGGAGGAGATTATTGCGGCTTACCAGGCTCGGATCGATGGGGTGATGACTGAGCGCGGTTATGTTGCGGTCGATGTGGTCAGTGTCAGCTGCGATCATCCGGAACAAGCAGGGGTGCTTGAT from Pseudomonas beijingensis includes the following:
- a CDS encoding 1,2-dihydroxy-3-keto-5-methylthiopentene dioxygenase — translated: MSSLSVYHVSSPEIPNKVLTHFEDIAATLAEQGVRFDRWEAAANIQPGASEEEIIAAYQARIDGVMTERGYVAVDVVSVSCDHPEQAGVLDEYRHSQDEVRFFVAGRGLFNLHIGDYVYAVLCERNDLITVPAGTAHWFDGGERPYFVSIRLSGGSQGLVAELTGDDIARRFPRLED